TTAGGTACAAAGCGTTTAAAGCACTGCTGGGAGTGACGAGCCGGATCCAGCACCAAAAAACGCGCCGTTTCTGCCGCAATGCTGGAGCCGAGTAGGCGTTCAACCAGCGTCAGGCCCAAATCCGTCCAGGCCATGAGTCCTCCAGCAGTAATCACATCGCTGTGATCTATGATCATCCTATCGACGTTGACCCTTATAGGGGGGTACCTGATTGCGAGATCATTCGCCAGGCTCCAGTGCGTCGTCGCTGTGCGACCGTTCAGCAGGCCCGCTTCCGCTAGCAGATAAGCACCTGCACACACGGAAGATACAAGCGCGCCAGCGCTGTGCCAGGACTTCACCGCTGTAACGAAGGAATCGGCCTTCAATACGTCGAGATGGTCGCCTAGACACGGCGGTACGATGACGATGTCAGGGCAATGAGTACCCAGAGATACGTCATCGCAGACCACAGAGCCCTGATCACCAAGCTGCCAATTACTGACATTTATGTTAGGCGCGGTTACTTCGGGGTGTTCCAGCAACAGTTGGTTGGCGACCACGAAGATATCGGTGATGCCGTAGACGGCCGAGCGCTGTGCACCTGGATAAAGCAAGATACCAACCTGTACTGTGGCGATGCTCTTAGTCATTTGTCAGTTTTTCCACCAACGTTGTCGGTTTTGGCAATTCTCGAACCGCAGTTTACGCCCTAGGCTATCCATTCATTAATACCCAAACTCAAACGATGGAGTGTGTCATGAGTAAGCGAGCTCTTGTGTTGGTGGATATTCAAAACGATTATTTTGCAACAGGTAAATGGCCCCTTGAAGGTGTAGATTCGGCCGTTGACAACTCGGCTCGTCTCTTGGCCCATGCGCGCAGTGGTGGCCAGTTTGTCGTGCATATTCGGCATGAGTTCGTTGAAGACGATGCACCGTTTTTTGAGCCGGGAAGTGAGGGCGCAAAGACTCATACCAAGGTGATCGCTCTTGCGGGTGAACCCGTTATCTTAAAAAATCAGGTCAATGCGTTTCTTGATACACCGCTCAAGTCTATCCTTGACGAACAGGGTATCGAGCAACTCACCATCATAGGCAACATGAGCCACATGTGCGTGGACGCTTTGGTCAGGGCCGCAGCAGACCTTGGCTTCGCCAATACGGTCGTCGCTGACGCGTGTGCCACTCATGAGTTGGAGTTTAAGGGTGCAAAGGTTCCCGCAGCGCAAGTCCATGCCGCTTTTATGGCAGCACTGGCATTTGGTTATGCGGAAGTTATATCAACTGAAGAATACCTTGCGCGTACGCTCTGAAGGCGCTGCGTAATCTAAGCGGCATGCGCACATTTCAAATGCGTTCCAGGATCTCTGCCTGCGCAGCCGTCGGAGTTCGAGCAAGACCACTGCGTGGTGTTCGCCAATCCGAGGTTGTTGCAAAATATTTGGCCACGCGTAATGGGCGACGGGAATTGAGAGTTCCGGTCCGCGGCACTCATTGCAGCGTCTGTGGCGATGTACTGGATGACTGGTGCTTAACCGGGTTAGGCATTTCGCTGCTCGAGACTTGAGATATTCAGGAGGAGCTACGCTATGGGCGGTTACTGCTGGTATTGCCGAATTGGGAGGCGCAACCCTCAAAAAATTGGCACGGGCCTACTGCGATCTAGAGCCTCGACAATTAACGATATTCGGCGATTTTATTCTCGAATAATGACGTCAGGCGCATTGTGATCTGATTTAGTGCGTGCACTCAAATTCATTAGTGACCGAGGTTTGTGTTGAGGCTATGGCTGAGTGCGAATCTAGCAATCGAAGCGTCGGGCTGTACACACTCATGAATAACCTGAGCCTTGAAAGATTTGGAATAGGTATGGCGTTCTTCTGGCGTGGTTGTCTACTTTAAAAGGCTAAAAACGGTGTCTAGCTAAAAAATATCCTCCGCACCCATACGATGAGATATTGAGGAGCTACGTCGTTGAGTGCTCGATCTGTCCACTTATCAACCTTCTGCAGAAGGTTTGGAGGGGACATGGCGATGATGAGCAAGCCTATACGCAAATGCAGCTTGACGGGCTAGTCATCACCGCTGCGCGTAAACGAATGATCTATCACAGAGCTTCAAGCTCTTTGAGAGAACTGGCCGGAATACCAAGCTCTGCAGCCGTCAGGTTCTGCAGCAGACGCTTGGCTGAAGAGGCGTCCGGGATGAGTAGTACGTCAGGCGCCGGCTGTGCAGTAACAAGACAAGAGCAAATAGAAAAGACTAAGTGCCCAAGCGCAGTGCTACATTCTGGACTGCAGCGGAGTAAAGCCACCAAGTCGAAAAAGGGTACGTCAGCAATGCGATGTTCGGCCAGCTTCTTGATGAGACGTTCATCAACGCGGTGTGTCTGATTAAAAAACGCACGGTTTCCTTCCCCATTGGCGATTATCGGCGATGCCGGTGTGCCGCCGATGATCGAGGGCGCAGGGCAGTCCTTGTCGCGTGATATCAAGCGTCGGGCCATGGGCATGACTGCCCTGTTGGAGCCCCTGATGATTGTGGTGATGGGCGCAGTGGTGATTGTGA
The genomic region above belongs to Pseudomonas poae and contains:
- a CDS encoding cysteine hydrolase family protein — encoded protein: MSKRALVLVDIQNDYFATGKWPLEGVDSAVDNSARLLAHARSGGQFVVHIRHEFVEDDAPFFEPGSEGAKTHTKVIALAGEPVILKNQVNAFLDTPLKSILDEQGIEQLTIIGNMSHMCVDALVRAAADLGFANTVVADACATHELEFKGAKVPAAQVHAAFMAALAFGYAEVISTEEYLARTL
- a CDS encoding helix-turn-helix domain-containing protein, which translates into the protein MTKSIATVQVGILLYPGAQRSAVYGITDIFVVANQLLLEHPEVTAPNINVSNWQLGDQGSVVCDDVSLGTHCPDIVIVPPCLGDHLDVLKADSFVTAVKSWHSAGALVSSVCAGAYLLAEAGLLNGRTATTHWSLANDLAIRYPPIRVNVDRMIIDHSDVITAGGLMAWTDLGLTLVERLLGSSIAAETARFLVLDPARHSQQCFKRFVPNLSHGDEVILKTQHWLHTLNGQTGGIINMAKYANLGERTLLRRFHHATGLTPTEYCQALRVGKACELLEFTNRSIEHIAWAVGYRDTGAFRRLFNKATGLAPANYRSRFGAARKR